Genomic DNA from Candidatus Methylomirabilota bacterium:
TGGAACGGGAGCGAGCTCGAGCGGATGCTGCTCGTCGCCGCGCTCCTGCTGGTCGTCGGCGGCCCCGGCGCCGCCGCGCTGGACAAGTTCTGGTGCGAGCGGCAGGACGCGGGGCGGGACGCGACCCGCCGGACGTAGAGGGCCCGATGGCGTCGAGCGAGGTGCTCTTCAATCCCTTCGCGCCCGAGTTCCACGCGGACCCGTATCCCCTCTATCACCGGCTGCGCGCCCGCGACCCGGTGCACCAGGCGCCCATGGGCTTCTGGGTCCTCACGCGATACGACGACGTCGTCACGGTCCTCCGCGACCCGCGCTTCGGACGCGACGGGTTCGAGCAGATCCTCGCCGCCGTCTACGGCGAGGACAGGGAATCAGGCCGGCTTCCGCGGTCGATGCTCTTCCGCGACCCGCCCGATCACACGCGCCTGCGCGCGCTCGTCAGCAAGGCGTTCACGCCGCGCGTGATCGAGGGGATGCGGGCGCACATCCAGGACATCGTCAACCGGCTCCTCGATCGGGTCGAAGGCGCCCGGCGGATGGACGTCATCGCCGACCTCGCCTATCCGCTGCCCGTCACCGTGATCTGCGAGATGCTCGGGGTGCCGACGGAGGACCAGGCCACCATCCGCCAGTGGTCGGCCGACGTCGCGCGAAGCTTGGACGCCCTCGGCGTGCCGGCGGAGGCCGAGATCGTGACGCGCGGGCGCGTGGCCCGCCAGGCGCTCGGCGACTACTTCCGCCGGCTCCTGCCCTCGCGCCGCAAGGATCCCAGGGACGACCTCCTGAGCCTGCTCATCGCCGCCGAGGAGCAGGGCGACAAGCTCAGCGAGGGCGAGCTGCTCGCCACCTGCATCCTGCTCTTCATCGCGGGGCACGAGACGACGGTGAACCTCATCGGCAACGGGCTCCTGGCGCTCCTGCATCATCCCGGAGAGCGTGCGCGGCTCAGGGACGAGCCCGCGCTGATCCAGAGCGCGGTCGAGGAGCTGCTCCGGTACGACAGCCCGGTGCAGCGCACGGCGCGGATCACGAACGCCGACGTCGAGGTGGACGGCCGCGCGATCGCGAAGGGCTCCATGGTCGTCGCCGCGATCGGCGCGGCCAATCGCGACCCGGCGCAGTTCCCGGATCCCGACCGCCTGGATCTCACGCGCCGGGAGAACCGTCACGTCGCCTTCGGCTACGGGATCCACTTCTGTCTCGGCGCGCCGCTGGCGCGTGTCGAGGGCCAGATCGCCCTGGGCACGCTCCTCCGCCGGATGCCGGATCTCGCGGTCGCCGGGACGCCGGCATGGCGGGAGTCGTCCACGCTGCGCGGGCTCAAGACGCTTCCGGTCGCGTTCTGAGGCGGCGCGTCAGCAGCGGGAATCGTCGGTGATGAGGAGTCGGAGCGTGCCGCTCGCCGGGTCGTACTCGAAGTCGTTTCCCGCGCACTGGAACTTCGGCGGCGACACGAGCAGCGAGAGCACGATGGCCTTGTCGGCGGGCCACCGGCCGTGCTCGGCCTGATAGTTCCGCACGAGACCCTGGACGGAGTCGAGCGTCGCCTGGTCGGCCGCGAGCTTGGATCGCTGGAGCGGGCGGTCCTCCTGGAGCTTCTCGAGGGTCTTCGCGGTGGAGCCGACGTAGCGCATGAGCAGCGCGCCCGCCAGCGCCACGACCACCAGCACGAGCAGGATCTCGATCACCCCGAACCCGCGCGCGCCGAGCCCGGACCGCCGGGTGCCCATACCGTGATGGCCTCCGACGCGAGTGTATCTCATCGCGACGGAGCCCCGGCGCGCGTGCTACCGTCGGCGCCGAGGAGGGACCCGCCATGGCAGATGCGAATCGCCTGCGCTATCTCCGCGTCGCCCTGATCGTCGTCGGCCTCATCTTCGTCCTCGGGATCTACCCGCTCGGCGTCGTGTGGCCCTCCGGCTGGCAGTGGGGCCAGGGGCATTCCCACTATCTGATGATGATCCTCGGCGTGTACGCGACGCTCGGGGTGTTCCTCCTGCTCGCCGCGAAGAACCCGGCGGCGCACGCGAGCCTCATCTGGTTCACGGTCTGGTCGAGTGTCGTGCACGCTGGCATCATGGCGGTCCAGGCCCTCACCGACGCCAGCGAGCGCGGGCACCTCCTCGGCGACGTCCCGGCGCTGCTGGTCGTGGCGATCGTCCTGGCGGTCTTGACGCCGCGAGCCGCCCACCGCTAGGCTCGCGCGGGAGGGAGAGGCGTGGTCATGATCGTCCCGGTTCATTCCTGTTTCGGCGCCCGCGTCGAGGGCGTGGATCTCGCGCGGCCGCTCGACGAGGCGTCGTTCTGGCGGATCTTCGAGGCGTTCCAGGAGTACTCGGTGCTGGTCTTCCCCGACCAGCGGCTCACGGACGAGCAGCAGATGGCCTTCAGCCGGCGCTTCGGTCCGCTCGAGGCGACGATCAAGTCGATCGGCCAGGAGCGACGGCTCCACGAGAACCTGGTCGACCTCTCGAACCTCGATCCC
This window encodes:
- a CDS encoding cytochrome P450, producing the protein MASSEVLFNPFAPEFHADPYPLYHRLRARDPVHQAPMGFWVLTRYDDVVTVLRDPRFGRDGFEQILAAVYGEDRESGRLPRSMLFRDPPDHTRLRALVSKAFTPRVIEGMRAHIQDIVNRLLDRVEGARRMDVIADLAYPLPVTVICEMLGVPTEDQATIRQWSADVARSLDALGVPAEAEIVTRGRVARQALGDYFRRLLPSRRKDPRDDLLSLLIAAEEQGDKLSEGELLATCILLFIAGHETTVNLIGNGLLALLHHPGERARLRDEPALIQSAVEELLRYDSPVQRTARITNADVEVDGRAIAKGSMVVAAIGAANRDPAQFPDPDRLDLTRRENRHVAFGYGIHFCLGAPLARVEGQIALGTLLRRMPDLAVAGTPAWRESSTLRGLKTLPVAF
- a CDS encoding DUF6632 domain-containing protein, producing the protein MADANRLRYLRVALIVVGLIFVLGIYPLGVVWPSGWQWGQGHSHYLMMILGVYATLGVFLLLAAKNPAAHASLIWFTVWSSVVHAGIMAVQALTDASERGHLLGDVPALLVVAIVLAVLTPRAAHR